The Rhabdothermincola salaria genome segment CTCGACTGTAGATGTAGCCCCCGGTCTTCTGGATGGCGATCTCCCACGTCTCGAGCACCTGGCGTTGGCGATCGGGGCGCAGGAACGAGCAGATGACCCGACGGAAGCGGGGACCGTCGGCGACGAGGTAGAACGCGAAGAGGGCGACGGTGAAGAACTGGAACACGATGCCGAGCACGCTGGCGCTGATGCCGAGCGCGTTGCCGGCCGCCTGGGTGGCGAAGCTGCGCACCGGGCCGTCGGCATCGGTGAGCTGGTCACGCAGGTCGTCACCCGAGAGCTCGAGGCCGAAGGTCTCGTTGAGCCACTCCTCGGCGTCGGTGAGGTAGCCGGGGGCGCTGTCGACGAGGTTGACGACCTCGTCGGCCACCACCTTGCCCAGCGCACCCAGGAAGAGCAGCGAGAACACGACGAACACGACGAACACCAGGCCGGTGGCCCAGCCCCGCTTCCAGCCCCGTGCCGCCAGCCAGTTGACCGCCGGTTCCATGGCGAACGAGACGAACAGGGCGATCAGGATCGTGATCAGCAGGTCCTTCAGCTCGCCGAGGAGCCACCGGGCCACGGCCAGGCCCACCACCCCGACGAAGAACAGCATGATGGCGCGGGGCACCCATCGGGGCATCGCTTCGCTGGGCTCGAGCGGGGTTCCCCCCAACCGGGCCGCGAGCCCGCTCGGCGACACGGGAGCGTCGTCGGGAGGAGGCGGGCCGTCTGCACCGGCCTGAGGGTCGTCGCCGGCCATGGCCATGACGGTGCCACGTCCGGTCCCCTGCGGCGCGGATACCGCCCGTCGCGCTCCAGACCCCGTCCGGACGCTGGCCGCGACCGCCCTAGCATCGCCCCCCGTGCACCGATTTCGCGACCTCCTCGACGCCAACGCCGACCACGCCGCCCACTTCGCCGATGCCCACCTCGAGGCGCCGCCCCGGCTCGGGCTGGCCGTGCTCACCTGCATGGACGCCCGCATCGACGCCCACGAGGCGTTCGGCCTGCGTCCGGGCGATGCTCACCTGCTGCGCAACGCCGGGGCACGGACCACCGACGACATGATCCGCTCCTTGATCAAGTCCACCAACCAGCTCGGGGTGTCGCGGATCGCCGTGGTGCACCACACCGACTGCGGCGCCGCCAAGATCGAGCTCGGGCGTCTGCGGCGAGCCGTCACCGACGCCACCGGTCACGACCCCGACGACGTCGAGTTCCACCTCATCGCCGACGAGGACCAGGCGATCGTCGACG includes the following:
- a CDS encoding AI-2E family transporter, with the translated sequence MAGDDPQAGADGPPPPDDAPVSPSGLAARLGGTPLEPSEAMPRWVPRAIMLFFVGVVGLAVARWLLGELKDLLITILIALFVSFAMEPAVNWLAARGWKRGWATGLVFVVFVVFSLLFLGALGKVVADEVVNLVDSAPGYLTDAEEWLNETFGLELSGDDLRDQLTDADGPVRSFATQAAGNALGISASVLGIVFQFFTVALFAFYLVADGPRFRRVICSFLRPDRQRQVLETWEIAIQKTGGYIYSRALLALLSGVAHWIAFEIIGVPYAIALAVFVGLVSQFVPVVGTYLAAALPAFIALVGSPFDAVLVVAFATFYQQIENYVFAPRISARTMDLHPAVAFGSVLAGIGILGGIGALLALPFSAVVQALGSTYIERHPVIDSDMTSEPAASGSGRSSLVLRYWRARRTRRAP
- a CDS encoding beta-class carbonic anhydrase; translated protein: MHRFRDLLDANADHAAHFADAHLEAPPRLGLAVLTCMDARIDAHEAFGLRPGDAHLLRNAGARTTDDMIRSLIKSTNQLGVSRIAVVHHTDCGAAKIELGRLRRAVTDATGHDPDDVEFHLIADEDQAIVDDVDALVACPWLPPGTVVGGFMYDVVTGTIDPRLVREVE